A window from Plasmodium chabaudi chabaudi strain AS genome assembly, chromosome: 11 encodes these proteins:
- a CDS encoding cell division cycle protein 48 homologue, putative, giving the protein MENNPDTKTLGDDNNGKLPKKKNLCRLIVEEATNDDNSVVALNTKRMEELNFFRGDTILIKGKKRHSTICIILNDNDLDEGKIRINKVARKNLRVCLGDIVYVKACPEIPYGKKIQVLPIDDTIEGLAKDTLFEIFLKPYFNESYRPVKKGDLFLVRGGFMSVEFKVVEVDPDDFCIVSPDTVIYYEGDPIKRDDEEKLDEIGYDDIGGCKKQLAQIREMIELPLRHPGLFKTLGVKPPRGVLLYGPPGSGKTCIARAVANETGAFFFLINGPEVMSKMAGEAEANLRRAFEEAEKNSPAIIFIDEIDSIAPKREKTNGEVERRVVSQLLTLMDGIKSRGQVVVIAATNRQNSIDPALRRFGRFDREIDIGVPDDNGRFEILRIHTKNMKLSPDVKLEELASNTHGFVGADLAQLCTEAALTCIREKMDVIDLEDEIIDKEVLESMCVTQDHFNMALGTCNPSSLRETVVEVPNVKWDDIGGLDEVKNTLREMILYPIDHPDKFEKFGMAPSRGVLFYGPPGCGKTLLAKAVASECSANFVSIKGPELLTMWFGESEANVREVFDKARAAAPCVLFFDELDSIGTQRGSSLGDGSGAGDRVMNQLLTEIDGVGPKKNLFFIGATNRPELLDEALLRPGRLDQLIYIPLPDLAARISILSAILRKCPVADNVPIDFLAQKTAGFSGADLAELCQRAARAAIRDAIDAEEMNKKSKLALNPEGNTENNQTNENQATNNEESDIKYEITRHHFKEGLAGARRSVSQADLIKYDNFRIKFDPLYKTKSGGANEDFIIDWPDEENNEDPQDYNVDDDLYS; this is encoded by the exons atggaAAATAACCCTGATACTAAAACCTTGGGTGATGATAACAATGGGAAAttaccaaaaaaaaaaaatttatgtcGACTTATTGTTGAAGAAGCAACAAATGATGATAACTCAGTAGTTGCATTAAATACTAAACGGATGGAGGagttgaatttttttaggGGAGATACAATTCTAattaaaggaaaaaaaaggcATTCAACCATTtgcattatattaaatgataatgattTAGATGAAGgaaaaataagaataaaCAAAGTTGCTAGAAAAAACTTGAGAGTCTGTTTAGGAG ATATTGTCTACGTAAAGGCTTGCCCTGAAATCCCCTACGGGAAGAAGATCCAAGTATTGCCAATTGATGACACAATCGAGGGTTTGGCAAAAGATACTTtgtttgaaatatttttaaagccATACTTTAACGAATCATATAGACCCGTAAAAAAAGGAGACTTGTTTTTAGTAAGAGGTGGATTTATGTCTGTCGAATTTAAAGTTGTTGAAGTCGATCCAGATGATTTTTGTATTGTATCACCAGATACTGTAATTTATTATGAGGGTGATCCCATTAAAAGagatgatgaagaaaaattagATGAGATAGGATATGATGATATTGGTGGATGTAAAAAACAGCTAGCTCAAATTCGAGAAATGATTGAATTACCTTTAAGGCATCCAGgtttatttaaaactttAGGAGTTAAACCACCAAGAggtgtattattatatggaCCTCCAGGTAGTGGTAAAACATGTATTGCTAGAGCTGTAGCAAATGAAACAGGggcttttttctttctaaTTAATGGTCCCGAGGTTATGAGTAAAATGGCAGGAGAAGCAGAAGCAAATTTAAGAAGAGCATTTGAAGAAgcagaaaaaaattcacctgcaattatttttattgatgAAATTGATTCTATTGCTccaaaaagagaaaaaacaaatggtGAAGTAGAAAGAAGAGTTGTATCACAATTATTAACATTAATGGATGGTATCAAAAGTAGAGGACAAGTTGTTGTTATTGCCGCTACAAATAGACAAAATTCTATCGATCCTGCTTTAAGAAGATTTGGAAGATTTGATAGAGAAATTGATATAGGTGTCCCTGATGATAATGGTAgatttgaaatattaagAATCCATAccaaaaatatgaaattgTCTCCAGATGTTAAATTAGAAGAATTAGCTAGTAATACACATGGATTTGTTGGTGCAGATTTAGCACAATTATGTACAGAAGCTGCATTAACATGTATAAGAGAAAAAATGGATGTAATTGATTTAGAGGATGAAATTATTGACAAAGAAGTTTTAGAAAGTATGTGTGTAACTCAAGATCATTTTAACATGGCTTTAGGAACATGTAACCCATCATCACTTAGAGAAACTGTTGTCGAAGTTCCAAATGTTAAATGGGATGATATTGGAGGTTTAGATGAagttaaaaatacattaagAGAAATGATTTTATATCCTATTGATCATCCAgataaatttgaaaaatttggTATGGCTCCATCTAGAGGTGTACTATTTTATGGACCTCCTGGTTGTGGTAAAACATTATTAGCTAAAGCAGTTGCATCTGAATGCTCTGCAAATTTTGTTTCAATTAAAGGTCCTGAATTATTAACTATGTGGTTTGGTGAATCTGAAGCTAATGTTAGAGAAGTTTTTGATAAAGCTCGAGCTGCAGCACCatgtgttttattttttgatgaaTTAGATTCCATTGGAACTCAAAGAGGTTCGTCATTAGGTGATGGTAGTGGTGCAGGTGATCGTGTTATGAATCAACTATTAACTGAAATTGATGGTGTTggaccaaaaaaaaatctttTCTTTATCGGTGCAACTAATAGACCAGAATTATTAGATGAAGCTCTATTAAGACCCGGAAGATTAGatcaattaatttatattcctTTACCTGATCTAGCTGCACGAATTTCGATTTTAAGTGCAATTCTAAGAAAATGTCCTGTCGCAGATAATGTACCTATCGACTTTTTAGCTCAAAAAACAGCTGGATTTAGTGGTGCAGATCTTGCCGAATTGTGCCAAAGAGCCGCCAGGGCAGCTATTAGAGATGCCATTGATGCCGaagaaatgaataaaaaatcaaagCTTGCATTAAATCCTGAAGGAAATACCGAAAATAACCAAACTAATGAAAATCAAGCTACAAATAACGAAGAATctgatataaaatatgaaatcaCCAGGCATCACTTTAAAGAAGGATTAGCAGGAGCTAGAAGAAGTGTTTCACAAGCTGATCtaattaaatatgataattttaGGATCAAATTCGATCCATTATATAAGACTAAATCTGGTGGAGCAAATGAAGACTTTATCATTGATTGGCCCGATgaggaaaataatgaagacCCACAAGATTATAATGTAGATGATGATTTATActcataa
- a CDS encoding acyl-CoA synthetase, putative: protein MMDTENTLKNFLNLENINDRYITDLNTNKKRFSYAELCEEIENFRKFFQSINIKKGDEISIILFNSIEYVLSFLSINFNQNICLPQNTNLKKEEYERYLVNNCKYIIVHDYDENDDNYASIKKKHGYYKNVLNSLEELSKENNIGLIKIKKNNTKPYFTYSYIPNGREIEKQDKAINNSESKNDICLHLHTSGTTSKVKIVQLTNNNIKTTIKNIVNSYDINKNDNTIIVMPLYHVHGLIGVLMPILFSKGNILFQLGHSFSASEFWNNIMDYNISYFSAIPTILKILLLRYEKDYLRTDGDKKKVQHKLRFIRTSSSSLDELLEKEIEEKFETQVYQAYGMTEACHQVSSNKLINNDNNKVCMKKLKSVGIPNVGVVIYDAEKKKVCDYNTLGEICINGKNVMYGYKEIKDNDHIYVYVNTIKDKTQYMINNKFLEIGENVPFFKTGDIGYVDEDNFLFLSGRIKDIINRGGEKIIPNEIDDVLRTHPIIQDCITFGSKDDVYGEIINASVIVKSAYSGGSNNMNKTTEDMKTETGNKVVENNDNAKEDTEFDVNKSIELNLNNFHRRFELKEHMRKELADFKVPKNIYFVNNFLKTDTGKISRKKVSEGIELIKNKDIPIFDIIAIIFKKYEINHIYGVYGIPINKIIKSFIKNQIYYISFRNEINAAICSNYVNYFNTQNKKKVGIVFACSGPGFINTISGLYNSKINNLPMVLISFENFIDNNLTLFDKYNNFQYFPQLDFLNKSKEICNSVYHANSLDTFYDQFDKAINHAIKYKAPVYLNLDYKMISQTVNIEQAFHVLDMVSKNVNLYFDLDNDQAIKTDRLNVEPHMNDEEMKNFINLVKQIKQIYKSNSKGAIFVGTNCNNGIKYVLKLSKLLKIPIYTNTMGKSFIKENYIYNVNSCKSFLFNNLDFCISIGSPYNFYFNFGNFPMCKKENMICIDLNNVEEVPKNDDKNNHFFFHDLYFVLKKLYFTMKEDTTLLENMDSRENWISTLSKEKKKNTYKICTRIATQFFDKNSNTFTMEQAFLILRNILINYYFIQNDISIEYKKYFTNYFQLLNEDQIKAHNISDIVYTSEEERKLVSSSKKEKPNELGNNNFENINWESFSEIDDDCDLSDSSEDENKNNDKIDDRKENKFLNKKVNKRIIITNEGSISLMMGILYLPKFGLYNYVIPQINGMMGVSMNAAITASLENKNSIVFSILGDSSFGFTCNEVETICRLKLKIVLIIINNNGIYGSRDFETKEKREEQKNEINYATNKPLDPQFYLNNPSALYHFSKYENYITAHGGYGSFIDTKEEFIKQMKHITSDKFDHFPVLLNLLVEDTGSVHFDADKCIL, encoded by the coding sequence ATGATGGATACAGAAAATACTTTGAAGAATTTCCTAAATCtcgaaaatataaatgatagaTATATTACAGATCtgaatacaaataaaaagagGTTTTCTTATGCTGAATTATGTGaagaaatagaaaattttcgaaaattttttcaaagtataaatataaaaaaaggtgATGAAAtatctattattttatttaatagtaTAGAATATGTTTTGTCATTTCTGAGTATCAATtttaatcaaaatatatgtttaccACAAAATACGAATTTAAAGAAAGAAGAATATGAAAGATATTTGGTTAAcaattgtaaatatataatagttcatgattatgatgaaaatgatgacaACTATGcaagtataaaaaaaaaacatggttattataaaaatgtactTAATTCGTTAGAAGAATTatcaaaagaaaataatataggattgataaaaattaaaaaaaataatacaaaaccTTATTTTACATACTCTTATATACCAAATGGTAGAGAGATAGAAAAACAAGACAAGGCTATAAACAATTCCGAATCGAAGAATGATATATGTCTACATTTGCATACATCTGGAACGACCAGTAAAGTAAAAATTGTTCAACTaactaataataatataaaaacaaccataaaaaatattgtaaattcatatgatataaataaaaatgataatacaaTTATAGTTATGCCTTTATATCATGTACATGGATTGATAGGAGTATTAATGCCTATCTTGTTTTCGaaaggaaatatattatttcaatTAGGGCATTCATTTAGTGCTTCAGAATTTTGGAATAATATAATGGATTACAATATTAGTTACTTTTCTGCAATACCaacaatattaaaaattttattactgAGATATGAAAAAGATTATTTAAGAACAGAtggtgataaaaaaaaagttcaaCATAAATTGAGGTTTATTAGAACTTCAAGTTCAAGCTTAGATGAATTATTAGAAAAGGAAATTGaagaaaaatttgaaaCGCAAGTTTATCAAGCATATGGTATGACTGAGGCATGCCATCAAGTTagttcaaataaattaataaataatgataataataaagtatgtatgaaaaaattaaaaagtgtAGGAATACCTAATGTTGGAGTTGTAATATATGATgccgaaaaaaaaaaagtatgtGATTATAATACGTTAGGagaaatatgtattaatgggaaaaatgttatgtatggttataaagaaataaaagataatgatcatatatatgtatatgttaatacaataaaagataaaacacaatatatgataaataataaatttttagaaaTTGGTGAAAATGtacctttttttaaaactggAGATATAGGATATGTTGATGAAGataatttcctttttctATCTGGTCGAattaaagatataataaatagaggaggtgaaaaaattattccaAATGAAATAGACGATGTTTTAAGAACACATCCAATCATACAAGATTGTATAACCTTTGGATCAAAGGATGATGTGTATGGTGAAATTATAAACGCTTCAGTAATCGTTAAAAGTGCTTATTCAGGGGGAAgcaataatatgaataaaactACTGAAGATATGAAAACTGAAACGGGCAATAAAGTtgttgaaaataatgataatgcTAAGGAAGACACCGAATTTgatgtaaataaaagtatagaattaaatttaaataattttcatagACGGTTTGAACTAAAAGAACATATGAGAAAAGAACTAGCCGATTTTAAAGTacctaaaaatatatattttgttaataattttttaaaaacagaTACAGGTAAAATATCACGAAAAAAAGTATCAGAAGGTATTGaacttataaaaaataaagatattccaatttttgatattattgctataatttttaaaaaatatgaaataaatcatatatatggaGTATATGGTATacctataaataaaattataaaaagttttattaaaaatcaaatttattatattagttttcgaaatgaaataaatgctGCTATATGTTCTAATTATGTAAACTATTTTAATAcacaaaacaaaaaaaaagttggaATCGTTTTTGCATGTTCCGGTCCAGgatttataaatacaattaGTGGCTTATAcaattcaaaaataaataatttacctATGGTATTAATatcttttgaaaattttatagataataatttaaccCTTTTtgacaaatataataattttcaatattttccACAAttggattttttaaataaatctaAAGAAATATGTAATTCCGTATATCATGCAAATTCTTTAGACACATTTTATGATCAGTTTGATAAAGCCATAAACCATgctattaaatataaggCCCctgtttatttaaatttagattataaaatgataaGTCAAACAGTGAATATCGAACAAGCCTTTCATGTATTGGACATGgtttcaaaaaatgttaatctATATTTTGATCTAGACAATGATCAAGCTATAAAGACAGATCGATTAAATGTCGAGCCACATATGAATGATgaggaaatgaaaaattttataaatttagtaaaacagataaaacaaatttataagtCTAACAGTAAGGGTGCTATTTTTGTAGGGACAAATTGTAATAATggcataaaatatgttttaaaattatcgAAACTTTTGAAAATTCCAATATATACTAACACAATGGGAAAaagttttataaaagaaaattatatttataatgtaAACTCTTGTAAATCTTTTCTCTTTAACAATTTAgatttttgtatttctaTTGGTAGCccatacaatttttatttcaattttGGAAATTTCCCAATGTGCAAAAAAGAGAATATGATATGTATCGACTTGAATAATGTCGAAGAGGTtccaaaaaatgatgacaaaaataatcatttcttttttcatgATCTATATTtcgttttaaaaaaattatattttactatGAAAGAGGATACTACATTATTGGAAAACATGGATAGTCGAGAAAATTGGATTAGTACTCTAAgcaaagaaaaaaagaaaaatacttataaaatatgcacaaGAATTGCAACCCagttttttgataaaaatagtaatacaTTTACTATGGAACAagcttttttaattctacGAAACAtcttaattaattattattttatacaaaatgatatttcaatagaatataaaaaatattttacaaattattttcaattacTCAATGAAGATCAAATTAAAGCTCACAACATATCCGATATAGTATATACGTCAGAGGAGGAAAGAAAATTAGTAAGCAGTagtaaaaaggaaaaaccAAACGAACTAGgtaataacaattttgaGAATATAAATTGGGAAAGCTTTTCTGAAATTGACGATGATTGTGATTTAAGTGATAGTAGTGAGgatgaaaacaaaaataatgataaaattgatgatagaaaggaaaataaatttttaaataaaaaagtaaacaAAAGAATAATCATTACTAATGAAGGATCTATATCATTAATGATGggaattttatatttacccAAATTTggattatataattatgtaataCCACAAATAAATGGAATGATGGGAGTTTCAATGAATGCAGCTATTACTGCTtctttagaaaataaaaatagtatagtattttcaattttaggTGATTCATCTTTTGGTTTTACTTGTAACGAAGTCGAAACTATTTGTAGACTCAAACTAAAAATCgttcttattattataaacaataatGGAATATATGGAAGTAGAGACTTTGAAACGAAAGAAAAAAGGgaagaacaaaaaaatgaaatcaATTATGCCACTAATAAACCGTTAGATcctcaattttatttaaataatccaTCAGCTTTATACCATTTTagtaaatatgaaaattatattactGCTCATGGAGGATATGGTTCTTTTATCGACACTAAAGAAGAATTCATAAAACAGATGAAACACATTACTAGTGATAAGTTTGATCATTTTCCAGTTTTACTTAATCTACTCGTTGAAGACACTGGTTCTGTTCATTTTGATGCCGATAAATGTATTCTATAA